One window of the bacterium genome contains the following:
- a CDS encoding glycosyltransferase family 39 protein, with amino-acid sequence MLLRTVHIFNSRSNPTFWAPAIDPAWYDQAALNILQGNWGPFPLFRAPLYPALLAATYGVFGHDLVAARMLNVLFQGIAVWIIYRVGRSYFSAPVGVVAAALFAVNGMAIYFAAEMVSTSAEVLAAAVMMWATLRLTRDTSPVTLILCGLAWGLSVIVRPNFLFMYPVPALVIYLLSKQGPADRWWPQKGDLMRRLLPVVIWGVAAVVPILPVTAANWIKGGEPVLVATQGGINFWIGNNPESTGILSFLPGYGSTWTMEDAQTEAEADVGHPLKQGELSNYYFAKGWHYLLSDPLGSIRFMIRKTLLFFNHIKISNNKHIGYFSALSPWLPPLTQIDFAVLIPLSLLGLWAFWRRMDVKILGAMTALYTVSVVLFFITSRFRLPTTPWLSVLAAAGAVWTVQTILSRPRLKQLVPLSILVPGTVLVLMNPWHMEDANVGWARYMEGNAYLKLNNLDSARVCFLDALKDSTAVARAELNLGVIAGKKGNLAEARSWYEASLDFDSSNADAWNNIGTTRESLGDTSGALEAYRHALTLRPTAPDPRHNLAGTYFRLGVKALKQGDDATAIRQLTSCVELEPASVAYYDLAIAYGRSGATEQALSSLDRALYLDPRYVPAMQLKEMIAKGTATYPKAGGTP; translated from the coding sequence GTGCTGCTTCGCACGGTCCACATTTTCAACAGCCGCTCCAACCCGACCTTTTGGGCGCCGGCAATCGATCCGGCGTGGTATGATCAGGCGGCCTTGAACATCCTTCAGGGAAACTGGGGGCCGTTTCCGCTGTTTCGCGCCCCGCTCTACCCCGCCCTGCTCGCCGCCACCTACGGCGTTTTCGGCCACGATCTGGTCGCCGCCCGGATGCTCAATGTCCTCTTTCAGGGCATTGCCGTCTGGATCATCTACCGGGTCGGGCGATCCTACTTTTCTGCCCCGGTAGGCGTGGTCGCCGCCGCCCTCTTTGCCGTCAACGGCATGGCGATCTATTTTGCCGCCGAGATGGTTTCCACCAGCGCGGAAGTCCTCGCCGCCGCCGTCATGATGTGGGCCACTCTGCGCCTGACCCGCGACACCAGCCCGGTGACGCTGATTCTATGCGGCCTGGCTTGGGGCCTCAGTGTGATCGTCCGCCCCAATTTCCTGTTTATGTATCCCGTTCCGGCGCTGGTGATCTACCTGCTCTCGAAGCAGGGTCCCGCTGACCGCTGGTGGCCGCAAAAGGGTGACCTGATGCGCCGCCTTCTGCCCGTGGTTATTTGGGGCGTGGCCGCCGTGGTGCCGATCTTGCCTGTCACTGCCGCCAACTGGATAAAGGGCGGTGAACCGGTGTTGGTGGCCACACAGGGCGGCATCAACTTCTGGATCGGCAATAATCCCGAGTCCACCGGTATACTGTCGTTCCTCCCCGGATACGGCAGCACTTGGACCATGGAGGATGCTCAGACCGAAGCGGAAGCCGATGTGGGCCATCCGCTGAAACAGGGCGAATTGTCAAACTACTACTTCGCCAAGGGATGGCACTACCTGCTCTCCGACCCGCTGGGCTCCATTCGGTTTATGATACGGAAAACCTTGCTGTTTTTCAACCATATTAAGATCTCCAACAACAAGCATATCGGATATTTTTCAGCTTTAAGCCCCTGGCTGCCTCCCCTGACCCAAATAGACTTCGCAGTTCTTATCCCCTTGAGCTTACTGGGGCTATGGGCTTTTTGGCGGCGAATGGATGTCAAAATTCTGGGAGCGATGACCGCGCTGTATACAGTCAGCGTGGTCCTGTTCTTCATCACCAGCCGCTTCCGGTTGCCCACTACGCCCTGGCTGAGTGTCCTCGCAGCGGCGGGTGCCGTGTGGACCGTTCAGACTATCTTAAGCCGCCCACGCCTGAAACAGCTTGTGCCCCTATCCATTCTGGTTCCCGGTACGGTGCTGGTATTGATGAACCCCTGGCACATGGAGGATGCCAACGTTGGTTGGGCGCGCTACATGGAAGGCAATGCCTACCTGAAACTGAACAACCTCGACTCCGCCCGTGTCTGCTTTCTTGACGCGCTGAAGGACTCCACCGCGGTGGCGCGCGCGGAGCTGAATCTTGGGGTCATTGCGGGCAAGAAGGGCAATCTCGCGGAGGCGCGTAGTTGGTATGAAGCCTCTCTCGACTTCGATTCCTCCAACGCCGACGCGTGGAATAACATCGGGACCACCCGGGAATCGCTCGGCGATACCAGCGGAGCACTGGAAGCGTATCGTCATGCCCTCACACTCAGGCCTACCGCGCCGGATCCGCGCCACAATCTCGCCGGAACCTACTTCCGTCTCGGAGTCAAGGCGCTCAAGCAGGGCGATGATGCCACGGCAATCCGGCAACTCACCTCCTGCGTGGAACTCGAACCGGCTTCGGTCGCCTATTATGATCTGGCCATTGCCTATGGCCGCAGCGGAGCCACGGAACAGGCGCTGTCCAGTCTGGATCGCGCGCTTTACCTTGATCCGCGCTATGTGCCCGCGATGCAGCTCAAGGAGATGATTGCGAAGGGGACTGCAACATATCCAAAAGCCGGCGGGACTCCTTAA
- a CDS encoding PorV/PorQ family protein: MKRWPLFVLLAVLPLIPQAVWAQAKVGTAGVQFLKISPSCRAVGMGEAYVAVANDASAIYHNPGALARLADPEAMVSYVDYAAGLSYGYLGISHPMNKWNGAWAVSVTYLTTGDMDETTTLMPQGTGRTFSAGDIAGGLTYSQKLTDKFSVGGTIKYINETLADKSANGWSADVGTYYATGWRSVRIAMLTSNFGPDMKMVNTPYPMPMNFTFGLAGYLLNTKDYQWTTGTDSVGTHALLLGLSWSHPNDNLEVYNIGLEYGYQNMAFLRFGKKINAIKRYSWDEYEKRILAGQDAKNYDPFAEYPLFSPDGKFFQNGATVGAGFRFDKIGLSVDYAFTGITFLDNIHRFSLGYKFKKPIF, from the coding sequence ATGAAGCGATGGCCGCTTTTTGTCCTGCTGGCCGTACTTCCACTGATTCCTCAAGCCGTGTGGGCTCAGGCCAAAGTGGGAACCGCCGGAGTGCAGTTCCTCAAAATCAGCCCGAGTTGCCGCGCGGTCGGAATGGGCGAGGCATATGTGGCAGTCGCCAATGATGCCAGCGCCATCTATCACAACCCCGGGGCCTTGGCCCGCCTGGCCGACCCCGAGGCGATGGTCAGCTATGTGGACTATGCCGCGGGACTCAGCTACGGATACCTCGGGATTTCGCATCCCATGAACAAATGGAATGGCGCGTGGGCCGTGTCGGTCACCTATCTGACGACGGGCGACATGGACGAGACCACGACTCTGATGCCGCAAGGCACCGGACGCACATTCTCCGCAGGAGACATCGCCGGCGGTTTGACGTACAGTCAGAAGCTCACCGACAAGTTCTCTGTGGGTGGCACGATCAAGTATATCAACGAGACGCTGGCCGATAAGTCGGCCAACGGCTGGTCGGCCGACGTGGGCACCTATTATGCCACGGGCTGGCGCAGCGTGCGCATCGCCATGCTGACGTCGAATTTCGGCCCGGACATGAAGATGGTGAACACGCCCTATCCCATGCCGATGAACTTCACGTTCGGCTTGGCCGGATACCTGCTGAACACCAAGGATTACCAGTGGACGACGGGCACGGACTCGGTCGGCACGCATGCGCTGCTGCTCGGTTTATCCTGGTCGCACCCGAACGATAACCTTGAAGTGTACAATATCGGTCTGGAATACGGTTACCAGAACATGGCCTTCCTGCGCTTTGGCAAGAAGATCAACGCCATCAAACGGTACAGTTGGGACGAATACGAGAAGCGGATTCTTGCCGGTCAGGACGCTAAGAACTATGATCCGTTTGCCGAATACCCGTTGTTCTCGCCGGACGGCAAGTTCTTCCAGAACGGCGCGACCGTTGGGGCCGGCTTCAGGTTCGACAAGATCGGTTTGAGTGTAGACTACGCGTTTACCGGCATCACGTTCCTCGACAACATCCACCGCTTCTCCCTCGGATACAAGTTTAAGAAGCCGATCTTTTAA